The following nucleotide sequence is from Pseudonocardia abyssalis.
CGGGTACGCCTCGTGGGCGAGCAGCCGCGCGAGCCCGGCCCGGCGCGGCCGGACCCCGGCGTTGACCAGCACCCGAGAACTCCCGGGCCCCGAGCGCTGGTGCAACGCGCTCCACGACGCGTCACCGACGACCTCGAACGCGACCTTCTCCGCCCCGTCCACCAGACCGGCGTCGCGCGCCCGCTCCCGCAGGGCATCGGCCAGCGCGTCGACAGCGGCCGGGAGCAGGTCGACGGGCACCTCGTCGCGGCGACGGTGCTCGGCGAGCCGCGTCGCGAGGTCGCCGGAACCGGGGAGCAGGGCGTCGAGGTCGCGGTGGGCCGCGCGGTAGCCGTCCTCGTCCCCGGCGCCCACGGGCCCGTCGGCCGCGGCCCGGAGTGCGGCGGCGTAGGGCACCCCCTGCCCGGCGAGGCGACGGGCCGCCGACTCCAGCGCGACGAGCTGGGCGGCCAGGAACCGCTCCCGGCGGGGCTCCAGACCCAGGCCCGGCAGCCGCACCGTCAGCTCCCCCGCCGCCCGCACGAGCGCCCCGGGCGACCGGACCGGCCCGGGCGGGGTCGGCCCGTCACCCGCACGAACACTGATCGTTCCCGGCCGGAGGTGGTCGAGCGCCACGGCCAGTGACAGATAGTCACGCACCGCCTCGTCGACCGGCATCCGGGCAACCTACGCGCCCGGACGGAGCAGCGCCCCCGGGGCGATCCGGCCCGCAGATGACTCCGCGTGGGAACGGGAAAAGTTACGTCCGCCATCGGGTGATCCACAACTACACACCGTCCGGTTGATCACTCTTTACGGTCGCGTCCCGACACCCCGGACGTCCCCGAAATGGGGCGTATCCATTCCCGTAGTGATTGCCGCACCCGATGGGGTTACGCCGTTTGTTACCCGCCCGGACGGGCGCTACCTTTTCCTCAGTCAGCGCGGGCTCCCCGGTCGGACGCTGACTCTGAATGGAACCGGCTGCGGTCGGTTCCGGATCACAAACTGGAGATAACTGTGCTGAAGAAGGCTGGAATCATCGTGGCCGCCGCTGCTGCGGGCCTGCTCGCGGTCAGCCCGCTCGCCTTCGCGGGCGACAAGGGCCACGACTACGACCACGATGGCGGGAACCACGCCGTCAACTCGGTCGAGGACGACAGCGAGACCAACGGCCTCGTGAACGTGACCGGCAACGAGGTCAACGTTCCGGTCCAGGCGTGCAACAACGACGTCCCGGTCAACGTCCTGGGTGTCCAGGTCTCCGACGTGCAGGCCGACCTGACCGGCGCGCTCGGCCTGGCCGGCGCGGCCGACGCCGACGACGACGGCGGCGCGGGCGACGTGCGCGCGTGCTCGCAGGAGAACTCCTCGGGTGGCGAGATCATCCAGAACATCGGCTGATAGCAGCCAGTGTCGCCGGCGGCGCCGGACCCCTTCGGGGGTCCGGCGCCGCTGTCGTGTGTCCGCTGGTTCCCCGACCGGGTCCAGCCGTGACCCAGCGTGCGGAGATCCGCCGCGAAACCGCGGAGAACAACCCCCGAAAGGGGGCGTATCTATATCTGAAACACCGTGCTACGCACGATGTGATGACGCGGCTTGGATCGTCGGAATAAGAGCGGTACGTTTTCCTCAGTCAGCGCGGGCTCCCCGGTCGGACGCTGACTCTGAATGGACTCGACCTCGGTCGGTTCCGGATCACAAACTGGAGATAACTGTGCTGAAGAAGGCTGGAATCATCGTGGCCGCCGCCGCTGCGGGCCTGCTCGCCGTGAGCCCCCTCGCGTTCGCGAGCGACCACGGTGACTGGGACCACGACGGCAACACCGCGGTCAACTCCGTCGAGGACGACAGCGAGACCAACGGCCTCGTGAACGTGGCCGACAACGAGGCCAACGTCCCCGTGCAGGCGTGCAACAACGACGTCCCGGTCAACGTCCTGGGTGTCCAGGTCTCCGACGTGCAGGCCGACCTGACCGGCGCCCTGGGCATCCTGGGCGAGGCCGAGGCCAGCGACGAGGGTGGCGCCGGCGACGTGCGCGAGTGCTCGCAGGAGAACTCCTCCGGCGGCGAGATCGTCCAGAACATCGGCTGACAGCAGCCACAGCGGTACCGGCGGCGCCGGATCCCTTCGGGGGTCCGGCGCCGCCGCCGTTCCGGGGTGCCGTCGTGCGTCCTTCAGGAACCGAAGCGGCGGTGCCGGGCGGCGTAGTCGCGCAGTGCCCGGAGGAAGTCGACCTTCCGGAACTCCGGCCAGTACGCCTCGCAGAACCAGAACTCCGAGTTCGCGGACTGCCACAGCAGGAAGCCGGAGAGCCGCTGCTCCCCGGACGTGCGGATGACCAGGTCGGGGTCGGGCTGGCCGGACGTGTAGAGGTGCGCCGCGATGTGGTCGACGTCGAGCACCTCGGCGAGCTCCTCGATCGACGTGCCCGACTCGGCGTGCTGCAGCAGCAGCTTGCGCACCGCGTCGGCGATCTCCTGGCGCCCGCCGTAGCAGACCGCCACGTTGAGCTCCAGCCCCGGACGGCCGGTGGTGCGGGCCGCGGCGTTCGCGAGGCGGGCCGAGATCTCGCCGGGCAGCAGGTCCAGGGCCCCGACGACCCGCAGCCGCCACCGGGCGGCCGGACCGCTCAGCTCGTCGACGACGTCGGCGATGATCTCCAGCAGCGGAGCGAGCTCCGCGGGAGGCCGGGAGAGGTTGTCGGTGGAGAGCAGGAACAGGGTCACGACCTCGACCTGCGCCTCCTCGCACCAGCCGAGGAGATCCGCGATCTTCGCCGCGCCGACCCGGTGCCCGTCGTTGACGTCGACCAGACCGGCGTCGCGGGCCCAGCGGCGGTTGCCGTCGAGCATCAACGCGACGTGCCGGGGACGACCCCCCGCCCGGTCCAGCCGTCGGGTGAGCCGACGCTCGTAGACCGAGTACAGCACCTCGCGCACTCCCACGGCGGGAGAGCCTACGCCGATCGCGGGGCGTGATCGTCCACACCGCGGGCACGGATTCATCCGCACGCCATCCGGGCCGCGGGCATCGTGGCGTAATCTCGGGACGTGTCTGCCGGGGCCGTCTCGCCATCCCCCGCCACCCCGCCGCTGATCAAGCCGCGGATGCGGGGCTGGCTGCACTTCTGGTCGTTCGCCGTGTCGATCGCGGCGTGCGCCACCCTGATCGCCGTCTCCGCGTCGCTCGTCGGCGGCGGGGCGGCACTCGCCACGTCGATCTACAGCGTCACGATCCTCGGCCTGTTCGGCATCAGCGCGCTCTACCACCGGCGCACGTGGCGCACGGCCCGCAGCCGCATGATCATGAAGCGGCTCGACCACTCCATGATCTTCCTGTTCATCGCGGGGACGTACACGCCGGTCATCGCGCTGACGATGGCGCCCGACCGCGCCCGCGTCGTCCTGATCATCGTGTGGACGGGCGCACTGGCCGGCGTCGCCCTGAAGATGCGCTGGCCGCACGCCCC
It contains:
- a CDS encoding DUF885 domain-containing protein, encoding MPVDEAVRDYLSLAVALDHLRPGTISVRAGDGPTPPGPVRSPGALVRAAGELTVRLPGLGLEPRRERFLAAQLVALESAARRLAGQGVPYAAALRAAADGPVGAGDEDGYRAAHRDLDALLPGSGDLATRLAEHRRRDEVPVDLLPAAVDALADALRERARDAGLVDGAEKVAFEVVGDASWSALHQRSGPGSSRVLVNAGVRPRRAGLARLLAHEAYPGHHVEQWRRETVLVGERGWAEHRLVVLGTPQALLAEGAAENGLYALVGSGWGRWASEVLSSVGLGFDGEHAERVGAAVARLAGVRLDAALLWHGGRGRSGDAEAHLRRWLLLDDRGARRVLRFVADPRWRDHVVTYVVGGPLVRRWLDLPGATPARQLRTLHDEPWTPSGLREELRRTG
- a CDS encoding isoprenyl transferase: MREVLYSVYERRLTRRLDRAGGRPRHVALMLDGNRRWARDAGLVDVNDGHRVGAAKIADLLGWCEEAQVEVVTLFLLSTDNLSRPPAELAPLLEIIADVVDELSGPAARWRLRVVGALDLLPGEISARLANAAARTTGRPGLELNVAVCYGGRQEIADAVRKLLLQHAESGTSIEELAEVLDVDHIAAHLYTSGQPDPDLVIRTSGEQRLSGFLLWQSANSEFWFCEAYWPEFRKVDFLRALRDYAARHRRFGS
- the trhA gene encoding PAQR family membrane homeostasis protein TrhA, giving the protein MRGWLHFWSFAVSIAACATLIAVSASLVGGGAALATSIYSVTILGLFGISALYHRRTWRTARSRMIMKRLDHSMIFLFIAGTYTPVIALTMAPDRARVVLIIVWTGALAGVALKMRWPHAPSWVGVPIYLALGYVAVFVLPDLLRGGGVAALVLLLVGGLFYTIGAVFYATRWPNPWPRTFGFHEFFHAATVLAAICHHIAIWLALF